The Nicotiana tomentosiformis chromosome 2, ASM39032v3, whole genome shotgun sequence genome includes the window tgatttggaTCTTGTAACTTCCATAATCAGGATCCGCATCATTGATGGATGGGCTGCAAACAAACAAAAGGAAATTAGTGTGCCGATCAAACTTTGTATAGAGAAAATGAGAGAAATTCGTTTACCTATTTTGGATTATGAATCGTGAGTAGTCTAACGGGAGAGGGGGGACGTGAAGGGGGTTTTGGAGGAAGAAGGGGACTCGAACGGGAGTTTAAGGTTGAGCAACTAAAGAAGCAGGGTTTTTACTTTTCTGGTTataatttttactttttataaGGTGAATTGGCAATtaagattttattttttttaggatcAATAAAGGGGACAAAAATCAAGATGTGCCATGCACAATGATTTAATCAAAAAGTTGTAAAGGCAACTTCTTTATCATCTTCAGTGAGTTGGATATAAGCAATACTCATATTTCAACATGGCATTAAGTACTTAAAGAGATAGACTTAACATAAAGCGAGGTTATACACGATCTAAGACTAGCCAAGCAGGGATATGCTTTTGAAAAGTAACCTTATTTACAAGATATAATGACAAACTCGGTTCCAATTGACACTAGTTTACCATCTGATATTACTTCGATCGCTTCCATGCACTATCGTCATAACACCTTCAAATTCCAGTAGTATCGCCGCTTCCGGCAGCAACGCCAATACCACTGCTTTCTCCGGTCAATACTCCTTCTTTTAGGTTTCGAATGACAACATAATCTTTTCCTAGAAGAAGCACCAATATTCCAGCACTCTTCATCTCATTAAATCCCTATTGGAACTTGTCAAACTTGTCAGCCAGAGCTTGATTACCGTAAATATCAAAAACTTTGTATACCCCGGCATTATACAGTGAGGGAATAAGCAATGATAACAACCCGTAATAGCCGAATTCAACCATGCTCATATTAAGCGATATTCTAGTGTCGGGGCAACGCTGACATCATATTTTTATGCATACGCCCAAATCAAAAATTAGCACGATGTGACCCCCAAAGAGGCTGATCTTGGCGGAATGTTACCATTTTTATAGTCTTAGAAAAATATCTCTTTTTTTACTTGAAAACCATAATTCTTTAATTTTTGAAACTTGCAATTTTTGTTTAATagtgaaaaataaaagtttaTGATTGATTATTGTTAAAACCGTGTAAATGTTGATAATTTATTCTTAAATTTTTCGTTCAGATACAGATTGTGGTGATTTACTGTACAGATCTCATAACTCCATTGTTAGACCTTAGAAAGTGTTGAAAAAGATAAAATGAGCCTTTTTGATTTGGTGTTATTCTACTAAATTGGTgattggggagtgtttgtattactatttgaaaactttgtttcaaatttgagatcaTAGGAACAGATTTGGGATAGTTTGATAAAAGAAAGGTAGAAAGTACTTACTTGAACTTTTCTATATATATTTCCTTAAAGCATATACGTGTACCGTTATACACTCAAGTCTCACTACGGCATGCCTAATATCTTTCAAACTTTATTTGCCAATTTAGAACTCATAACGTCCAAAAATCAAGATCTGGATCCTTGATCAATGACCTACAAACAGTATGCCGCTATATGTAAGGCCATCAGTTCAGTTATTATCCAAATTTGGTATAGAGAAAAGGAGAGAAGATATGTTTACCTCTTTTTATTGTAGAACCGTAAGTAGTCAATCGAGAGAAAAGGAgagaagaaggggatcgggaatAGGGTTTAGGAACGACTTGGAAGGGGGTTTAGGCATTTtaggattttttttattttctgtaaAGATCCATTATTGACATTATTATTTTACACATATCGAATCATTTGATAATATTCGGGCATTATTGGTAAAGACATTTTAAAAGATCTCGCATAATAACATAAATTCGAACATCCTTTTCAAAGCTCTCATAATACATAGTCATACAATTTGTACCAAATATTGAATTATTATCAAACTTCACTATGGCATTATGAATGTTTGGCCTAATCTCTTCTTTGATTTCGAACTTATACTTCCAAAATCAGGATCCGGATCATTGATGAATGAGCTACaaataaagaaaaggaaattAGTGTGTCGGCCAAACTATGTATGGAGAAAATGAGAGAAATCGGTTTACCTATTCTGGGGTATGAATCGTGAGTAGTCCAACAGGGGGAGGGGGGGGCGAGAAGGGGGTTTAGAGGAAGAAGGGGCCTGAAAGGCGGTTTAAGGTTCATCGAGATAGAAGAAGCGGATCGGGAAGTTAAGAGCGACCGAAGAAGTAGGGTGGTTTCAATTTTTACTCTTTACAAGGTGAATTAGACAATTAAGATTGCTGCTTTATTTGGCataattttttatttgtatttctttaattttttttaaagatccattattgatattattatttTGCCAAGTATGAACGTACCGAATCATTCGATAATATTTGGGCCTTAGAAAAGTTCAAGCCCAAACTTAGATAAACACCTAAAATCATATTTGATGCATATGCTCATATCAAAAATTAGTACGGCGTGACCCCCAAAGGGGCTGATCTTGGCGGAATATCCCCATTTTTTATGGTCTTAGAAAAATGTCCCCTTTTTATACTTGAAAGCCATAGTTCTTTAATTTTTAAAACTTAGAAATTTTTGTTTGATCAACTTCACTATAAAAGGattaaaaacaaaaattattgaTAATTCCTTGACACTTCGTGCAACTATTTTTCAGCCAGTATGTACCCACCAAAAAGGACCCACACATATGATTCTGTCTTATTCTAACTTCTCTTAATAATCCAAAAGTATTAGAAATTGTCAAATGGAAAACAATTACAAGTTGGTtaaaaataaagtactcatttgaTGTGGCTTTCTTCACTCCTAACTCAGCATTTTGATTTCCTATCTTACATCCTAATTATTCATAACGAGAACCTCAATCTTGACTTAGGTTCCAAAATTTGTATTAGtaagaaaattcaaaaaaaaagacATCTTTGGTGTATTAAGATTCAGCTATACGCAATATAATACAAGTAAGAATTTGACCAAATCGAATCTATTGCACCTAACTTTACTTTGCACTTTTGCGAGAGAGACTATTTCCTCTCATCTTTCTCTTAGTTTCTTCATAGACCAGACAATGGAAGGGAAGATTATCCCctgttcttttcttttccccTTTCTATTTCCTTTCTTACCTTCCAAACAATGTAAAGGTTTTCTATGTGTAATTTACCTAACTTATAGAAGTTTTGCATTACTATATATTTGGAGGAGTGGCATACTCACTTTGATGATTTCACTTGACAGAATAAAAATTGTCACATCACATGTTTACATGCCATTATAAAGAAGGCTAATTGAAGATGGAAGAAAGTGTTTGTTTTTTAGTATTCAAATTTGTGGATAACATATCTAAATCAAAGAGTACCCACATGAGTTATCATAATCATAGCCAAAGCTTGTCCCCCACAAGCCAAATATGTTGATACACCAAATCTGGACATTTAAAGAAAAATGACCAAAATACTAAAAGTATGAGTGACACTTTCACCAATTTGAAACCAACAAATAGTCATTATATTTCATCTATCACTTTTgaagataaaaacaataataattcTTTCTTCAAATAATTTCAATGGGATACTTGGGTGACTTATGGAGAAGGCTAGGGGAAAGAAGAAACTAAACTCGTACCacactttttcttttttcttgtctCATCAAATATCCCAACACaatccatttttgtttttcatatGCCAAAGGCAAGCTCTAATTCTCCTTCATTGTCAATGAGTTTGAATCACCAAATGTATTACAGTCTACAGAACTAAAATTAAATAAAAGCATATTTGAACTGAAGATGAGCGTATTTTTGTTAACGCTATGTAATATAACATTTTTGTTAACGCGATGAAACTCTAACTCAAACACTTTATCTGAACTAAAATTAAGTTTTGTTCATAGCAAGAAATCGTAGCTGACAGGCTCGGGAGTTTCttatttccttctttttttttggaaAACCAAAGAgatgcaacacgaggacttccAAGAAGGTCAaccatcctagtactactctccCCCAAACATGCTTAACTTCGGAGTATTTAACGGGCTCGGAAGATATTAGAAACAAAAAGGCATTGTTATACATTTGTTGGTTGATTTTGTTTACCTCTTTACATTTATGCAAGAGGTATCATACATAACAGTGGTAATTCATGTCATCACAGGCCTGTCACCTATGTGACTTTGACCTGAAAATGCATCGCGGTACTGAATCTTTGATACAGTATTTACAAGCACAAAACAACCACATATATTCATTTGCGTGTGAGGGATGCCCCTTTGGCATTGTTCCCAATTCGCAAAGCTCCTCCATTTAGTTTTCTTCGGCCTAGATGAAATGATACGTGGAACTCATTTTCATACTCGCAGCAGATTTTAGCGTCACCAGAGAGGGGGAAATCCTTCATTCTGCAGCTATAAatgtggtacaagaagaagaaaCAGCGAGAGCGCCCACAAGCTTGAAGAAAAGATCGCTGTAGAAGCTGCACAAATGGAGTACACCAGATTATCATTTCAGCATGAAGAGCAAAAACATACTAGAACAATTGAGTGATAAGTATATTTCTGGTAGCAAGAGGGAGCAGAGCAGGTGATTAGCAAATAGCAAAACTCTTCACGACTGAATGAACAATACAACTagaatagaagagtttcacttgcTTTAATCCGTGTCCCTCTCCTCGTTTGAATGAAAGGTAAAGAATATTGAAGACTGATGAATGATTGCTTAACATGCCTCAAGAGCTTATTAGCTTTTCTGCATAAAACAAACAGAAAATGTTCTTGCTACTTACATGAAGATGGCGATTTTGAACCTGAAGGTATTCTGTGAGGAGGCTCTGCAACTGAAGGTGTCACTGGAGGAGGCTGAGTGTGAGCATACACAACAGAGGGCAATGGGCTCGACGCAGAGATTTCATGCGGGACTGGTGTTGGAGCATGCGTTTTCTGTTGTGGAGAGGGAGCAATATGAGGTGCAGGGACTGGTGGTCTAATAGGTGGTAGTACGGGAGGATGACTAGTCGCCTTCCTTGGGAATCTCTCGAAATGACAAGGAGGTTTCGCCACATGACCTTTGTGAGTTGAATGTATAGGGGCAGGTGCAACCACTGGTGCAGACGATGGCACAGGTGCCAATATTGGTGAAACTTTCCCGCTAACTGATCCACTTTTCTCAGCCCTCGGAGCAGGTGAAATTGCGGGAGCAACATTCGAGCCTTGGCGGTGGTGGTGGCGACTGTGGTGGTGATGGTGTTGATGGGGGTGATAAGGTTGAGGAGCCGGAGAAGGTGAAGGACTACCAAGAGAATGTTGCAAAATAGAAGACAGGCTAACTTGTTTTACCCTCCCAAATACGGTGTTATTAAGGCCAAGGTTTTTAGAATTAGAACCAATGGTCTGAGCCAACTGCTTCAACCTAGAATTGGAAGGATTTATCCCAACTGCTAAAAGAACTTGACACTGAACAATAGTGGGAGGATTCACCGTGGAGCCTCTTGTATTAGTCAATTTGATATACAAGTTCTGCATTCAAACGAGAAGTAAGAAATATCAATCAACATGCAAACAGTAAACATGAATGCTTAAAAATAGAAAGATACATACTATGCAAGACGCCAGCAGCCAGAAGAACTAATATTACGGTATGTAAATACGAAAAAAAATATGTTTATACATTTGTGCAACATGTGAATGCATGAACATTTGTGTGATAAATAACGTCTTCCTGTAAAGCAGCAGATTCCGATGGAAACACAGCAAACGTTTTATACCTCAAAACAGAACTGCAAAAAAATGAAATTACTGAACCATAATGATGGTTATCGCTATGCTAGCAGTTTATATCGATGACAATCTTGTTACAAAATCGTAATTTGAAGAAGCAGGTCATATCCTAGAAGTTCAAATAGTTACATCTGTAAATGCCGTCAAATTAACCCACCAGGAATATTATCTTTGGTAGTTGATATCTCCTATAATCACCTTCTTAATAGTCATGACATTCAACTTGAGGCAGATAAATATAGTAAACTACAGGTAGTTGAAGCTACTATTCATCATTTTCCATTTATTTGATTTCCTTGAAGAGACAGAAAGCTATTACTACACTTAGTCAACTATACaagaaagcaaaagagaagaGCGGTAGGTGTCATGTAGCAAGAACAACAAGCCAAAGAGCATGAGGAAATGACAATTGTAAATAGAATAGAAAATCATAAAGACTTGCTTAATGACATCATCATGAATtgcatcaacaaccaacatcagAGGAAAGCAAAGGACAGCAATCATATTCGCGCACCTCGTATGATGCAAGGTGTACCCCTGATTTCAGCTGGCTTGTTAATTCATCAAATTTATCTTGAATTTCATCGATGGAGGAGTTCAATGTGAAGTTGAATCGGATCTGCACATTCTGCATGAGGAATCCACTCTGTTTAGGGATCACTGTAATCCCTCCTCTGAGTTTCAGCACATCGAAAGAAAAAGGATCCCCGAACAAAGATGCCGTCAGGTGCAGAAATGACGGGTGAGTAATTACAGTTTCAAATTCTGATCTGACTAGACTCAGAGCAGTTGgagagatcctcgtatttttcaAATCAGAATCAACAGCGAAGACAACCCTTGTTATGTTTGATCCAGTTATATTTTCCAATGATATTATTTCCACCTGTTATAAAAGCATAAATCAGTAAGAAAAGGAACAAGTAGCAAAAGCAGTTAAATCTGAGAGGGGAAAGGAAAAACAAAGAGAAACCACATTTGACATACTTTAGTGTTGGAAACACTTATTTCATCAAAAATATCATCTTCAAGTTGCAAGGTATAGTCCTCCATCAAAGAAGCTGGCTTCTCAAGCATGAAACTGGCTACTATAT containing:
- the LOC104121177 gene encoding uncharacterized protein; protein product: MGKVEEEHQLPISTVGANGTDQNVENNSCGSRFSGFVKFRCVFALLFGGAVLLSAIFLLPFFHTGDLGDLDLDPKFRGHDIVASFMLEKPASLMEDYTLQLEDDIFDEISVSNTKVEIISLENITGSNITRVVFAVDSDLKNTRISPTALSLVRSEFETVITHPSFLHLTASLFGDPFSFDVLKLRGGITVIPKQSGFLMQNVQIRFNFTLNSSIDEIQDKFDELTSQLKSGVHLASYENLYIKLTNTRGSTVNPPTIVQCQVLLAVGINPSNSRLKQLAQTIGSNSKNLGLNNTVFGRVKQVSLSSILQHSLGSPSPSPAPQPYHPHQHHHHHSRHHHRQGSNVAPAISPAPRAEKSGSVSGKVSPILAPVPSSAPVVAPAPIHSTHKGHVAKPPCHFERFPRKATSHPPVLPPIRPPVPAPHIAPSPQQKTHAPTPVPHEISASSPLPSVVYAHTQPPPVTPSVAEPPHRIPSGSKSPSSSSTAIFSSSLWALSLFLLLVPHL